Proteins from a genomic interval of Trifolium pratense cultivar HEN17-A07 linkage group LG6, ARS_RC_1.1, whole genome shotgun sequence:
- the LOC123888222 gene encoding aladin, which yields MASFPPPGSLTLCELNRDLITVDALSDDRANQTYGKLLGLVFSPVPFQSLPPPLENDVPEQEGTTPTTAIAGETVSRKGPVALLQGIVNDCLRRLFYPNDVHLLPEVNLQGVSWHLNKHIIAFIPGPNQVLVRDYEDPDGKDSILLTNESQRDVKVLEWRPNGGRMLAVGCKSGICIWSASYPGNAASARSGTISFVGSLSRGSGIRYLLVDFLRSQNDEHVSALTWSPDGRYLASASYESSSFTVWDVAQGVGTPIRRGLAGISMLKWSPTGDYFFASKFDGTFYLWETNTWTSEQWSSSSGFVKCATWDPDGRMILLAFSKSSTLGSVHFASKPPLLDAHLLPVDLPEILSLTGSQGIEKIAWDNSGERLAVSFKGGDDVYGGLIAIYDTRRIPLISTSLIGFIRGPGDNPKPISFSFHGKFKQGPLLSVCWSSGFCCTYPLLFRSH from the exons ATGGCTTCTTTCCCTCCTCCTGGTTCACTCACCCTCTGCGAACTCAACCGCGACCTAA TCACCGTTGACGCCCTCTCCGACGATCGTGCCAACCAAACCTACGGAAAGCTTCTC GGATTGGTATTCAGCCCCGTGCCGTTTCAATCACTGCCACCACCTCTTGAGAACGACGTTCCAGAACAGGAAGGAACTACACCAACAACCGCCATTGCCGGGGAAACTGTTTCGAGAAAAGGTCCTGTGGCACTTTTGCAAGGCATTGTAAATGATTGTCTCAGACGCCTCTTTTATCCTAATGAT GTTCATTTGTTGCCTGAGGTTAATCTTCAAGGAGTCAGTTGGCACCTTAATAAGCATATAATTGCTTTTATTCCTGGGCCGAACCAAGTTTTAGTTCGTGATTATGAAGATCCAG ATGGGAAGGACTCGATTCTTTTGACAAATGAGTCTCAGAGAGATGTTAAAGTGCTAGAGTGGAGGCCTAATGGTGGGAGGATGCTTGCTGTGGGTTGCAA GAGTGGAATTTGCATTTGGTCTGCTTCATATCCTGGAAATGCAGCATCTGCTAGATCTGGCACTATTTCTTTTGTAGGAAGTTTATCTAGAGGCTCTGGAATTCGGTATCTCTTGGTCGATTTTCTTCGAAGTCAAAATGATGAACATGTTAGCGCCCTTACATGGAGTCCGGATGGAAG ATACTTAGCTTCTGCTTCATATGAGAGCTCTTCATTCACTGTGTGGGATGTTGCTCAAG GTGTGGGGACACCCATTCGACGAGGATTAGCAGGCATATCAATGCTAAAGTGGTCACCCactggagattacttttttgctTCAAAATT TGATGGAACGTTTTATCTTTGGGAGACAAACACATGGACATCAGAACAATGGTCGTCGTCTAGTGGTTTTGTCAAG TGTGCAACATGGGATCCAGATGGACGTATGATACTGCTTGCGTTTTCCAAATCATCAACTTTGGGTTCTGTTCACTTTGCATCAAAGCCTCCCTTGTTAG ATGCACATCTGTTACCTGTCGACTTGCCAGAGATATTATCATTGACAGGCAG TCAGggaattgaaaaaatagcaTGGGATAATTCAGGAGAACGATTGGCTGTGTCTTTTAAAGGCGGAGATGATGTATACGGCGGTCTGATTGCCATCTATGATACAAGAAGGATTCCTCTGATATCTACATCATTAAT TGGATTTATAAGAGGGCCTGGAGACAATCCAAaaccaatctcattttcatttcaCGGGAAGTTTAAGCAGGGACCATTGCTCTCTGTG TGTTGGAGCAGTGGATTTTGTTGCACTTACCCACTGTTATTCCGATCTCATTAG
- the LOC123888223 gene encoding protein ROOT PRIMORDIUM DEFECTIVE 1: protein MNPLSTFRHTIFQSTTISFSPFFLFNQKRWKKPTISAQTRLEDRVRDTHFDKLTTHFKKLNLVLKIHNLMSNRKRGSFVSLQLMSRWRNIIGLNVTVTSFLQKYPHVFDLFVHPFRRNMCCRITRKMKELILLEDVVMKQHEIEVVKRVKKLLMMSLNGTLHVHALRLIRRELGLPCDFRESVFGKYSDEFRLVDLETVALVGWDDELGIAHVEKWREREYREKWLSEFETKFAFPINFPTGFKIERGFREKLKTWQRLSYTKPYERKDVKCGGAQRYEKRAVAVIHELLSLTVEKMVEVDQLAHFRRDFAIEVNMRELLLRYPGIFYISTKGNAQTVFLREAYEKGGLVEPNPVYAVRRNMLELVLLGRRKTKQLLACDEFKEESNNVVCEVDGNGKRDGDWAIPFLESSEKN from the coding sequence ATGAACCCATTATCAACCTTCAGACACACAATCTTCCAATCAACAACAATCTCATTCTCACCCTTTTTCCTCTTCAACCAAAAACGATGGAAAAAACCCACCATTTCAGCTCAAACCCGTTTGGAGGATCGAGTAAGAGACACCCACTTCGACAAATTAACAACCCACTTCAAAAAACTCAATCTTGTTCTCAAAATCCATAATCTCATGTCAAATCGAAAACGAGgttcttttgtttctcttcaGTTAATGTCCCGTTGGAGAAACATCATTGGACTCAATGTTACTGTTACTTCATTTCTTCAAAAGTATCCTCAtgtttttgatttgtttgttcaCCCTTTTAGGAGGAACATGTGCTGTAGAATCACTAGGAAGATGAAGGAGTTGATATTGTTGGAAGATGTTGTTATGAAACAACATGAGATTGAGGTTGTTAAAAGAGTGAAGAAGTTGCTTATGATGTCTTTGAATGGTACTCTTCATGTGCATGCGTTGAGGTTGATTAGAAGAGAATTGGGTCTTCCTTGTGATTTTAGAGAATCCGTTTTTGGGAAATATAGTGATGAGTTTAGGTTGGTTGATTTAGAGACTGTGGCTTTGGTTGGTTGGGATGATGAATTAGGAATAGCTCATGTTGAGAAATGGAGGGAGAGAGAGTATAGAGAGAAATGGTTGAGTGAATTTGAGACCAAGTTTGCATTTCCTATAAATTTTCCAACTGGGTTTAAGATTGAGAGAGGGTTTAGGGAAAAGTTGAAGACTTGGCAAAGGCTTTCTTATACAAAGCCTTATGAAAGAAAAGATGTCAAATGTGGCGGGGCACAACGATATGAGAAGAGGGCTGTTGCTGTTATTCATGAACTTTTGAGTTTGACTGTGGAGAAAATGGTTGAGGTTGATCAATTGGCTCATTTTCGAAGGGATTTTGCTATTGAAGTTAATATGCGCGAGCTACTGCTAAGGTATCCGgggatattttatatatctacAAAGGGAAATGCTCAAACTGTTTTTCTTAGGGAGGCTTATGAAAAAGGAGGGTTGGTTGAGCCTAATCCGGTGTATGCAGTTCGTAGGAATATGTTGGAACTTGTGTTATTAGGGCGTAGGAAAACCAAACAATTGTTAGCTTGTGATGAATTTAAGGAAGAGAGCAATAATGTAGTATGTGAAGTAGATGGGAATGGTAAAAGAGATGGTGATTGGGCGATTCCATTCTTGGAGAGTTCTGAGAAGAATTGA
- the LOC123888225 gene encoding E3 ubiquitin-protein ligase At4g11680-like produces MTMFSACCRALTHNHFPLSRSIALSPQPTALRFQSPSSLRLPLIRSPPPFNQLRLRHSRLSALSDDGSGATGGTSGDAGDGGWNSASGGTGGDAGDGGWNSGDNESDDGGGNLSFLSCIAKKLEPMNTLASPVWWVFGFYCIAVGGQKLLEAALFLYCLTLIVPILEFFTIFPILLQYFTIFYIGMICIAFCIYPIIAYALRIREGASEDDIRSLPMYRLRIREGSSEDDIRSLPMYTFSQSNVMVMVDDNKKQSVKARTGSYNQSHISELSLHPDDSECCICLCPYVDGTELYRLPCSHHFHCACISRWLRTKATCPLCKFNIQRRNALV; encoded by the exons ATGACGATGTTCAGTGCATGCTGTAGAGCACTAACCCATAACCACTTTCCGTTATCCCGCTCCATCGCCCTTTCCCCTCAACCCACTGCCCTTCGATTTCAATCACCATCTTCTCTACGTCTCCCTCTTATCCGCTCTCCACCTCCCTTCAACCAATTGCGCCTCCGTCATTCTCGTCTCTCTGCTTTATCCGACGACGGTTCCGGCGCTACTGGTGGAACTAGCGGTGATGCTGGTGATGGTGGATGGAATTCCGCTTCTGGTGGAACTGGCGGTGATGCTGGTGATGGTGGATGGAATTCCGGTGACAATGAATCCGATGATGGAGGGGGAAACTTGTCCTTCTTGTCATG CATTGCAAAAAAGTTAGAGCCTATGAATACTTTAGCATCACCTGTTTGGTGGGTGTTTGGATTTTATTGCATTGCTGTCGGTGGTCAAAAACTTCTCGAAGCTGCTCTTTTTCTCTACTG CTTGACACTGATCGTTCCAATCCTTGAATTTTTTACAATCTTTCCAATCCTTCTCCAATATTTCACTATCTTTTACATCGGGATGATATGTATAGCGTTCTGCATCTACCCAATAATAGCTTATGCTTTAAGAATCAGGGAAGGTGCTTCAGAAGATGATATCAGGTCACTTCCTATGTATAGGTTAAGAATCAGGGAAGGTTCTTCAGAAGATGATATCAGGTCACTTCCTATGTATACGTTTAGTCAGTCAAATGTAATGGTTATGGTTGATGACAACAAGAAGCAATCTGTTAAAGCAAGAACCGGTTCATACAATCAAAGCCATATCAGTGAACTATCTCTTCATCCAGATGATTCT GAATGCTGTATCTGCCTATGTCCATATGTTGATGGAACAGAACTGTATCGGCTTCCCTGTTCCCACCATTTCCATTGTGCATGCATTAGCCGTTGGCTTCGGACAAAAGCAACTTGCCCACTCTGCAAATTTAACATCCAAAGACGCAATGCATTGGTTTGA
- the LOC123888226 gene encoding protein sym-1 has protein sequence MMMSSACCNALTNNHLLLSRSVTLSPQPTALQFQSPSSLLLSPIRSPLPFNQLRFRHSRLSALSDDGSGGTGGDGGSGGWNSGDNESDDGGGKWSFLSWYLALLAKYPVAVKALTSAILTLIGDLICQLVIDKVQTPDLKRTFLFTLLGIVLVGPTLHFWYLYLSKLVTLSGTSGALLRLVIDQFLFAPIFIGVFLSSLVTLEGRPSQAVPKLKQEWFSAVLANWQLWIPFQFLNFRFVPQQFQVLAANVVSLVWNVILSFKAHKEVLQK, from the exons ATGATGATGTCCAGTGCATGTTGTAATGCACTAACCAATAACCACCTTCTGTTATCCCGCTCCGTCACCCTTTCCCCTCAACCTACTGCCCTTCAATTTCAATCACCATCTTCTCTTCTGCTCTCTCCTATCCGCTCTCCACTTCCCTTCAACCAATTGCGCTTCCGTCATTCTCGTCTCTCCGCTTTATCTGACGACGGTTCTGGTGGTACTGGTGGTGATGGTGGCTCTGGTGGATGGAATTCCGGTGACAATGAATCCGATGATGGAGGGGGAAAATGGTCTTTCTTGTCATG GTATTTGGCTCTTCTCGCAAAATACCCTGTTGCTGTAAAGGCTTTAACATCTGCGATTTTGACACTAATTGGTGATTTGATTTGCCAG CTTGTGATAGACAAAGTGCAGACACCGGACTTGAAGAGGACATTCCTCTTTACCCTGCTTGGTATCGTGCTAGTTGGTCCTACATTGCATTTCTG GTATTTGTATCTGAGTAAATTGGTTACACTTTCCGGAACATCAGGTGCACTTTTGCGGCTTGTAATTGATCAG TTCTTATTTGCTCCCATATTCATTGGAGTTTTCTTATCCTCATTGGTGACACTAGAGGGAAGGCCATCACAAGCTGTACCTAAGCTTAAACAG GAGTGGTTTTCTGCTGTTCTAGCAAACTGGCAATTATGGATACCTTTTCAATTCCTCAACTTTAGATTTGTTCCGCAACAATTTCAG GTCCTTGCTGCTAATGTTGTTTCTTTGGTGTGGAATGTTATTCTCTCATTTAAAGCACACAAAGAAGTTCTTCAAAAATAG